One window of the Planctomycetia bacterium genome contains the following:
- a CDS encoding sugar phosphate isomerase/epimerase: MQKLGIGHAEFFNNHIPLNSTPEQLKTVLKLCNEYQVKPAAFGVQRFTKDIEQNRKLFEFAKSLGIKVLSADPDPDAFDNLDKLCEEYKIAIAIHPHGPVGGNKMHRWYSAEIIMKAVKDHHPLIGSCLDTGHLIRSAQMGHHLDPAAEIRTMGARNFGVHLKDHDNQRKTDVICGKGVLDVKSVFQALRDVNFKYMVSLEYEANPANPYDDVAACFEVMKQANQ, encoded by the coding sequence ATGCAGAAACTGGGAATAGGACATGCTGAGTTTTTCAACAACCATATCCCCCTGAATAGTACTCCAGAACAGTTGAAGACCGTTCTGAAACTTTGCAATGAATACCAGGTGAAGCCTGCAGCGTTTGGCGTTCAGAGGTTCACCAAGGACATTGAACAGAATCGCAAGCTCTTTGAATTTGCAAAATCTCTTGGCATCAAGGTGCTCAGTGCTGATCCTGATCCCGATGCCTTCGACAATCTGGATAAACTATGCGAAGAATACAAAATCGCAATTGCCATTCATCCTCATGGCCCCGTCGGCGGTAACAAAATGCACCGCTGGTATTCTGCTGAGATCATTATGAAGGCAGTGAAGGATCACCATCCATTAATTGGCTCCTGTCTTGATACCGGCCACCTGATTCGCTCAGCACAAATGGGACATCATCTGGACCCCGCTGCAGAAATTCGAACCATGGGCGCCCGAAACTTTGGCGTTCACCTGAAAGACCACGACAATCAGCGCAAGACTGATGTTATCTGCGGCAAGGGAGTTCTTGACGTCAAATCGGTTTTCCAGGCACTCCGCGATGTCAATTTCAAATACATGGTCAGCCTGGAGTATGAAGCCAACCCAGCCAATCCTTACGATGATGTCGCTGCCTGTTTTGAAGTAATGAAACAGGCCAATCAGTAA
- a CDS encoding Gfo/Idh/MocA family oxidoreductase, with product MKTAHSRRDFLHASLAGISSLTLSASSYARIPGANQKLGIAIIGVGGQGGFSLGNLAAIENIVALCDVDSDRVKKERSTHSQAFFSQDFREIVTRRDVDAVAVCTPDHTHAPIAIAAMKEGKHVYCEKPLCHSIHEVQALMNEARKRKLVTQMGTQIHAGDNYRRVVEIVQSGKLGTIQEVHTWVGGSYAAEDFPADKPAIPPGLNYDLWLGPAEEQAYHPSFVPFYWRKYWKFGTGCFGDMACHHMDLPFWALGLSMPLQVTAEGSPVHRTGCPTWVIARYQFARPCGGSPIPLTWYDGGKRPPQFDKEGMPKWGAGNLFVGTEGMLLADYGKYLLLPQDKFANLKLEQTIPATKGHHREWCEAIKGNGQPLCQFDYSGPLSMAVLLGTVSYRTGKTLEWDQSASWVKNSQPEVDKLLRKTYRQGWSL from the coding sequence ATGAAAACCGCTCACTCTCGAAGAGATTTTCTTCATGCATCTCTTGCAGGAATCTCATCTCTCACCCTTTCCGCTTCGAGTTATGCCCGCATTCCCGGAGCCAATCAGAAACTTGGTATTGCCATTATTGGCGTAGGCGGGCAGGGTGGGTTCAGTCTTGGCAACCTGGCTGCAATCGAGAACATCGTTGCCCTTTGCGATGTTGATAGCGATCGCGTCAAGAAGGAACGATCTACTCATTCGCAGGCATTCTTCAGTCAGGATTTCAGAGAAATTGTTACACGTCGTGATGTGGATGCTGTTGCTGTCTGCACGCCGGATCATACGCATGCCCCGATAGCCATAGCAGCCATGAAGGAAGGCAAGCATGTCTATTGTGAAAAGCCTCTCTGTCACTCTATCCATGAAGTTCAGGCTTTGATGAACGAGGCCAGGAAGCGAAAGTTGGTCACCCAAATGGGAACGCAAATCCATGCGGGTGATAATTATCGTCGAGTGGTAGAAATTGTTCAAAGTGGCAAACTGGGAACCATTCAGGAAGTCCACACATGGGTTGGTGGAAGCTATGCCGCTGAGGATTTTCCCGCTGATAAGCCAGCAATTCCACCCGGCTTGAACTATGATTTGTGGCTGGGGCCCGCTGAAGAGCAGGCCTATCACCCCAGTTTTGTACCGTTCTACTGGAGAAAATACTGGAAGTTTGGTACAGGTTGTTTTGGTGATATGGCATGCCATCATATGGATCTGCCATTCTGGGCACTCGGGCTGAGTATGCCTTTACAGGTAACTGCTGAAGGTTCACCGGTGCACCGAACCGGCTGTCCCACATGGGTCATTGCCCGTTACCAATTTGCCAGACCCTGCGGAGGTAGTCCGATTCCATTGACGTGGTACGATGGTGGAAAACGACCACCACAATTCGATAAGGAAGGCATGCCAAAGTGGGGTGCTGGCAACTTGTTTGTAGGCACCGAAGGCATGCTTCTTGCCGATTACGGCAAGTATTTGCTCTTACCACAGGACAAATTCGCCAACCTTAAACTCGAGCAGACTATTCCTGCTACGAAGGGACACCATCGCGAATGGTGCGAAGCGATCAAAGGCAACGGCCAGCCACTTTGCCAATTCGATTACAGCGGTCCATTATCCATGGCAGTCCTGCTCGGTACGGTCTCATACCGCACGGGTAAAACCCTTGAGTGGGATCAATCAGCGTCTTGGGTGAAAAACAGCCAGCCTGAAGTGGATAAGCTTCTCAGAAAAACTTATCGTCAGGGTTGGAGCTTATAG
- a CDS encoding alanine--glyoxylate aminotransferase family protein, with protein sequence MKSIQPPVRILLGPGPSEPHPDVLQAQSKPMLGHLDPVFMQILLETQDALRKVFQTRNEHTLAVSGTGMAGMECVFANLIEPGDKVLICAAGFFGERMGDIAKRSRANVEVVRATWGTSFDQEAIQSALAQYQPKVMGIVHAETSTGACQPLQDLGRLCQTHNTLLVVDAVTSLATIPLKVDEWQIDAVYSGSQKGLGCPPGLAPVSMNERAITKVRQRKQPVQSYYLDILELMKYWSSAPAYHHTAPITSFYALHEGLKLVLQEGLETRWQRHQRNWQALKSGLLQLGLKLLTDESCQMPALTAVEIPSGIDDLTIRKKLLNEYGIEIGGGLGPLKGKIWRIGLMGYGSSIQNVEKFLSAMQKCLN encoded by the coding sequence ATGAAGAGTATTCAGCCTCCTGTTCGCATCTTGCTTGGCCCAGGCCCCAGTGAGCCACACCCTGATGTTTTGCAAGCACAATCGAAGCCGATGCTGGGGCATCTGGATCCCGTGTTCATGCAAATCCTGTTGGAAACACAGGATGCTCTCCGAAAAGTTTTTCAAACACGGAATGAACACACCTTAGCTGTTAGCGGCACCGGCATGGCGGGCATGGAATGTGTCTTCGCCAACCTGATTGAACCTGGCGATAAAGTACTCATCTGTGCAGCAGGCTTTTTCGGCGAGCGCATGGGTGATATCGCCAAACGCAGCCGCGCTAATGTCGAAGTCGTTCGTGCCACTTGGGGAACTAGCTTTGACCAAGAAGCCATCCAATCGGCACTCGCTCAATACCAACCCAAAGTAATGGGCATCGTCCATGCTGAAACATCAACCGGAGCCTGTCAACCTTTGCAAGACCTCGGCAGACTGTGCCAGACTCATAACACCCTGCTCGTAGTTGATGCTGTTACCAGCCTGGCAACGATACCGCTGAAAGTGGATGAATGGCAGATCGATGCAGTTTATTCAGGCAGTCAGAAAGGACTCGGCTGTCCACCCGGACTGGCGCCGGTTTCCATGAATGAGCGTGCCATTACAAAAGTCAGACAACGCAAGCAACCAGTGCAGAGTTACTATCTCGATATCCTCGAACTCATGAAATACTGGAGTTCTGCGCCAGCTTATCATCATACCGCACCAATCACTTCCTTCTATGCACTGCATGAAGGACTCAAGCTGGTACTGCAGGAAGGCTTGGAAACTCGCTGGCAAAGGCATCAACGGAACTGGCAGGCTCTAAAATCAGGCTTGCTGCAATTGGGGCTCAAGTTGCTGACCGATGAATCGTGCCAGATGCCTGCCCTTACCGCTGTTGAAATACCATCCGGCATCGACGATTTGACGATCAGGAAAAAACTGCTGAATGAATATGGAATCGAAATCGGAGGCGGTCTGGGACCACTCAAAGGCAAAATCTGGAGAATTGGCCTGATGGGCTATGGAAGCTCCATCCAGAACGTTGAGAAATTCCTCAGTGCAATGCAGAAATGCCTGAACTAG